In Carya illinoinensis cultivar Pawnee chromosome 9, C.illinoinensisPawnee_v1, whole genome shotgun sequence, the following are encoded in one genomic region:
- the LOC122275628 gene encoding heme-binding protein 1: MGMVLGRICVETPKYEVIQSSAAYEIRKYVPSVIAEITYDPSQFKGDKDGGFTVLANYIGALGNPQNTRPEKIAMTAPVITKNPEKIAMTAPVVTKTGGAGEEELKNMVTMQFLLPAKYQKAEEAPRPVDERVVLREEGERKYGVVKFGGVATEEVVKKKVEKLKQSLEEDGHKVIGQFLLARYNPPWTLPPFRTNEVMVPVE, translated from the coding sequence ATGGGTATGGTATTGGGAAGGATCTGTGTCGAAACCCCGAAATACGAAGTGATACAATCTTCAGCCGCTTACGAAATCCGCAAATACGTACCGTCCGTGATAGCTGAAATCACATATGATCCATCACAATTTAAGGGTGACAAAGATGGTGGCTTTACTGTATTGGCCAACTACATTGGTGCTCTAGGAAACCCACAAAACACGAGGCCAGAAAAAATTGCAATGACTGCACCAGTAATAACAAAGAAcccagaaaagatagccatgaCAGCCCCGGTCGTGACCAAGACTGGTGGTGCCGGAGAAGAGGAGCTCAAGAACATGGTGACTATGCAATTTTTGTTGCCGGCAAAGTATCAGAAGGCGGAGGAGGCGCCGAGGCCGGTGGATGAACGGGTAGTTCTAAGAGAGGAGGGGGAGAGGAAGTATGGGGTGGTGAAGTTTGGGGGAGTGGCAACTGAGGAGGTGGTGAAGAAGAAGGTAGAGAAGCTGAAGCAGAGCCTGGAGGAAGATGGGCATAAGGTAATTGGGCAGTTCTTGTTGGCAAGGTATAACCCACCTTGGACTTTGCCTCCATTCAGGACCAACGAGGTTATGGTCCCAGTTGAGTGA
- the LOC122275629 gene encoding protein transport protein yos1-like has protein sequence MGFWTLLEAFLLFANAMAILNEDRFLARRGWTLAAIAGGGRNSLKGQIIGLIHACQFLRLPLMILNIITIVVKLFSG, from the coding sequence ATGGGTTTCTGGACTTTGCTCGAAGCCTTTCTGCTCTTTGCAAACGCGATGGCAATACTGAATGAGGATCGGTTCCTTGCTCGAAGAGGATGGACCTTGGCTGCGATTGCAGGAGGTGGGAGAAATTCGCTTAAAGGGCAGATCATAGGGCTAATACACGCATGCCAGTTCTTGAGACTACCCCTCATGATTTTGAATATCATCACTATTGTTGTGAAGCTCTTTAGTGGGTAA